In Urechidicola croceus, a single window of DNA contains:
- the gpmI gene encoding 2,3-bisphosphoglycerate-independent phosphoglycerate mutase, producing MNKKVILMILDGWGTSPDPKVSAIDNAQTPFIDSLYTKYPNAALRTDGLHVGLPEGQMGNSEVGHMNLGAGRIVYQDLAKINLAVENKTLANEKVLVDAFKYANDNNKNVHFLGLLSDGGVHSHITHLKGLIDAANDSGVKKSFIHAFTDGRDVDPKSGKDFIQDLKNHIDGTNTKIASITGRYYAMDRDKRWERVKLAYDAIVNGIGEKSQNATATIQKSYDAGITDEFIKPIIISDKDNNPITTLKDDDVVIFFNFRTDRGRELTEMLSQKDFHEQNAHKLDLYYVTMTNYDESFTGMKVIFNKDNLTETLGEVLSKNGKKQIRIAETEKYPHVTFFFSGGQEEPFEGETRILRNSPKVATYDLKPEMSAYELRDALIPELKKGDVDFVCLNFANGDMVGHTGVMEAAIKACEAVDECVKDVVTTALENNYTTLLIADHGNCETMINPDGSPNTAHTTNPVPVILIDKDLKEIKDGVLGDMAPTILKLMGVEQPKAMTQHSLV from the coding sequence ATGAACAAAAAAGTAATATTGATGATTCTCGACGGATGGGGAACATCTCCAGACCCTAAAGTTTCAGCAATCGACAATGCTCAAACACCATTTATTGATTCGTTATATACAAAATATCCAAATGCTGCATTACGAACTGATGGTTTACATGTTGGTTTACCTGAAGGACAAATGGGAAATAGTGAGGTTGGACATATGAATTTAGGTGCTGGTAGAATTGTTTATCAAGATTTAGCTAAAATTAATTTAGCAGTTGAAAACAAAACTTTAGCTAACGAAAAAGTATTGGTAGATGCTTTTAAATATGCAAATGATAATAATAAAAATGTTCATTTTTTAGGCTTATTAAGTGACGGTGGAGTTCATTCACATATTACACATTTAAAAGGCTTAATTGATGCTGCAAATGATTCTGGCGTAAAAAAATCATTCATTCATGCATTTACAGATGGTCGTGATGTTGATCCAAAATCTGGAAAAGATTTCATTCAAGATTTAAAAAACCATATTGATGGTACTAATACCAAAATTGCTTCTATTACTGGTAGATATTATGCCATGGATAGAGATAAGAGATGGGAGCGCGTAAAATTGGCTTACGACGCAATAGTTAATGGAATTGGTGAGAAAAGTCAAAATGCTACTGCAACTATCCAAAAAAGTTATGATGCTGGTATTACTGATGAATTCATAAAACCTATTATTATTTCTGATAAAGACAATAATCCTATTACTACTTTAAAAGATGATGATGTTGTGATTTTCTTCAATTTTAGAACTGATAGAGGTCGTGAATTAACTGAAATGTTAAGCCAGAAAGATTTTCATGAACAAAATGCTCATAAATTAGATTTGTATTATGTAACAATGACCAATTATGACGAATCTTTTACAGGAATGAAAGTTATATTCAATAAAGATAATTTAACTGAAACTTTAGGAGAGGTACTTTCAAAAAATGGTAAAAAACAAATTAGAATTGCAGAAACTGAGAAATATCCACACGTAACATTTTTCTTTTCAGGAGGACAAGAAGAACCATTTGAAGGTGAAACTCGTATTTTAAGAAACTCTCCAAAAGTTGCAACATACGACTTAAAACCTGAAATGAGTGCCTATGAATTGCGTGACGCATTGATTCCTGAACTTAAAAAAGGAGATGTAGATTTTGTTTGTTTGAATTTTGCAAATGGAGATATGGTAGGACATACTGGTGTTATGGAAGCTGCAATAAAAGCTTGTGAAGCAGTTGATGAATGTGTAAAAGATGTTGTGACAACAGCATTAGAAAACAATTATACTACATTGTTAATAGCAGACCATGGTAATTGTGAAACAATGATAAACCCTGATGGTTCACCTAATACAGCACATACTACCAATCCTGTACCTGTAATACTAATTGACAAAGATTTAAAAGAAATTAAAGACGGAGTTCTAGGAGACATGGCTCCAACAATATTAAAATTAATGGGGGTTGAACAACCAAAAGCAATGACTCAACATTCATTAGTATAA
- the map gene encoding type I methionyl aminopeptidase has protein sequence MIKIKTREEIEIMRESALIVSKTLGMLAKEVKPGVTTLQLDKMAEEFIREQGAIPGFLGLYGFPNTLCMSPNEQIVHGFPNNDPLVEGDIISIDCGALKNDFYGDHAYTFSVGEIAPETQKLLDVTKESLYIGIREFRAGNRVGDVGYAIQNYCESHGYGIVRELVGHGLGRKMHEDPEMPNYGKRGRGKKFKEGMVVAIEPMVNMGTHKIHQHSDGWTITTQDKKMSAHFEHDVAIVDGKPELLSTFKYIYDALGIESDEEDEFRAKKLI, from the coding sequence ATGATTAAGATTAAAACAAGAGAAGAAATTGAAATTATGCGTGAAAGCGCACTAATAGTTTCTAAAACATTAGGAATGCTAGCAAAAGAAGTGAAACCAGGAGTTACAACACTTCAATTAGATAAAATGGCAGAAGAATTTATTCGCGAGCAAGGTGCAATTCCAGGATTTTTAGGGCTGTATGGTTTTCCAAATACATTGTGTATGAGTCCAAATGAACAAATAGTACATGGATTCCCAAATAATGACCCTCTTGTTGAAGGAGATATTATTTCTATTGATTGTGGTGCACTTAAAAATGATTTTTATGGTGATCATGCATACACTTTTTCAGTTGGAGAAATAGCACCTGAAACTCAAAAATTATTGGATGTAACTAAAGAAAGTCTATACATTGGAATAAGAGAATTCAGAGCAGGAAATAGAGTTGGTGATGTTGGATATGCCATTCAAAATTATTGTGAATCTCACGGTTATGGTATCGTAAGAGAACTCGTAGGGCATGGACTTGGACGAAAAATGCATGAAGATCCAGAAATGCCTAATTATGGCAAAAGAGGACGTGGTAAAAAATTTAAAGAAGGAATGGTAGTTGCTATCGAGCCAATGGTAAATATGGGAACTCATAAAATTCATCAACATAGCGATGGTTGGACAATTACAACACAAGATAAGAAAATGAGTGCTCATTTTGAGCATGATGTTGCAATTGTTGATGGTAAACCCGAATTATTATCTACATTCAAATATATCTATGATGCGTTAGGTATTGAAAGTGATGAGGAAGATGAATTTAGAGCGAAAAAATTGATTTAA
- a CDS encoding class I SAM-dependent methyltransferase — translation MSVFKTILNTIPRPILIKLSYWVRPIISFFLKGNNYTDPIDGKNFRTFLPYGYGIQRPNVLSPSTLSLERHRLMWLYLKNETDFFTKTHKVLHFAPEQAFYKRFRKMKNLDYTTTDLNSPLADVKADICNLPFEDNSFDIIFCNHVLEHIPDDTKAMYELYRVLKKGGMGIFQIPQDLSRITTYEDNSITDKKERAKIFGQYDHVRIYGRDYFDKLTSVGFEVNQVDYTKQIAPELVERYRLMKGEILPVCFKNN, via the coding sequence ATGTCCGTTTTTAAAACAATTCTTAATACAATTCCTCGTCCAATTTTAATTAAATTAAGTTATTGGGTACGACCTATTATTTCTTTTTTTTTAAAAGGAAATAATTACACAGATCCTATTGATGGTAAAAATTTTAGAACATTTTTACCATATGGATATGGAATACAAAGACCAAATGTATTATCACCAAGTACTTTGTCACTTGAACGTCACCGTTTAATGTGGTTGTATTTAAAAAACGAAACTGATTTTTTTACAAAAACACATAAAGTATTACACTTTGCTCCAGAACAAGCGTTTTATAAACGTTTTAGAAAAATGAAAAATCTGGATTATACAACTACCGATTTAAATTCTCCTCTGGCTGATGTAAAAGCAGATATATGTAATCTACCTTTTGAGGATAATTCATTTGATATTATATTTTGTAATCACGTATTAGAGCATATTCCTGATGATACAAAGGCTATGTATGAATTGTATCGTGTTCTAAAAAAAGGAGGAATGGGAATTTTTCAAATACCTCAAGATTTATCAAGAATTACAACTTATGAAGATAATTCAATTACCGATAAAAAAGAACGTGCCAAAATTTTTGGACAATATGATCATGTAAGAATATATGGCCGAGATTATTTTGACAAATTAACTTCCGTTGGTTTTGAAGTAAATCAAGTTGATTATACAAAACAAATTGCCCCAGAGTTAGTAGAACGATATCGCTTGATGAAAGGTGAAATTTTACCAGTGTGTTTTAAAAATAATTAA
- a CDS encoding FAD:protein FMN transferase, with product MQKLFIFISFLFIISCADKPVKYKKLHGNAFGTTYNITYKDGLNRDFTKQVDSLIYLVNKSMSTYMPNSDISKINKGDTTILVDKLFTEVFTKSDKIYQETEGLFDPTIGILVNAWGFGPEKSVEKLDSIKVNELMKYVGFNKVRLKDNKIFKEYQEIYFDFNAIAKGYGIDVIGRFLETKNCKNYLIELGGEIRARGVNSLNSEWRVAIENPNTDGTRSVNKIVKLKNKSLASSGNYRKFKIDENGRKYVHTINAKTGFATESDLLGATVIVSGDCADADGYATSFMAMGYEKSIQFLNKHPELQAYLIYIDENGSTSSFTSENLSLY from the coding sequence ATGCAAAAACTTTTCATTTTTATTTCATTTTTATTCATTATTTCTTGTGCAGACAAGCCTGTAAAATATAAGAAATTACACGGAAATGCTTTTGGAACTACTTATAATATTACTTATAAAGACGGTTTAAATAGAGATTTTACAAAACAAGTTGACAGTTTAATATATTTAGTAAACAAATCAATGTCGACTTATATGCCAAATTCTGATATTTCAAAAATAAATAAAGGAGATACTACAATTTTAGTTGATAAATTATTTACAGAAGTTTTTACTAAATCCGATAAAATTTATCAAGAGACCGAAGGATTGTTTGACCCAACAATTGGTATTTTAGTTAATGCATGGGGTTTTGGACCAGAAAAATCAGTTGAAAAATTAGATTCTATTAAGGTCAATGAATTGATGAAATATGTTGGTTTCAACAAAGTTAGATTGAAGGATAACAAAATTTTTAAAGAATATCAAGAAATATATTTTGATTTTAATGCCATTGCCAAAGGATATGGAATTGATGTAATTGGAAGATTTTTAGAAACTAAGAATTGTAAAAATTATTTAATTGAATTGGGCGGAGAAATAAGAGCAAGAGGAGTTAATAGTTTAAATTCTGAATGGAGAGTGGCTATTGAAAATCCAAATACAGATGGAACTCGTTCGGTTAATAAAATAGTAAAACTTAAAAATAAATCTTTGGCATCATCAGGAAATTATAGAAAATTTAAAATTGATGAAAATGGACGTAAATATGTACATACAATTAATGCTAAAACAGGATTTGCAACAGAAAGTGATTTGTTAGGTGCAACTGTTATTGTAAGTGGTGATTGTGCAGATGCTGATGGTTATGCAACATCATTTATGGCTATGGGTTATGAAAAGTCAATTCAATTTTTAAACAAGCACCCAGAATTACAAGCATATTTAATTTATATTGATGAAAACGGAAGTACTTCTTCATTTACAAGTGAAAATTTATCCTTATATTAA
- a CDS encoding OmpA/MotB family protein, with product MKKLFLLGLTSIFLSSCVSKKEFADLQSNYDSAKEELVNVKANLQECLIEKDRNSNRAEMLENQVGSLQEDKKSALKQVENLTVLTQSSSDNIKTVIAQLSEKDKYINGIRTAMTQKDSINLAIKYQLTKELAKGIQDEDIQVDVEKTVVYISIADKLLFTSGSSVVSERAKEVLGKVATVISSRPEMEVQVEGYTDNVPIVATGIKDNWDLSVKRATSVVRVLQDDYSINPNRLIAAGRSEYVPLATNDTPAGRATNRRTRIVILPKLEEFFDILEQRPQ from the coding sequence ATGAAAAAACTATTTTTACTAGGATTAACATCAATATTTTTATCGTCCTGCGTGTCAAAAAAAGAATTTGCAGACTTACAAAGCAATTATGATTCAGCTAAAGAAGAATTAGTAAATGTTAAGGCCAATTTACAAGAATGTCTAATTGAAAAAGATAGAAATTCAAACAGAGCCGAAATGCTTGAAAACCAAGTAGGTTCATTACAAGAAGATAAAAAATCAGCTTTAAAGCAAGTTGAAAACTTAACTGTACTTACTCAATCTTCTTCAGATAACATTAAAACTGTAATTGCTCAATTAAGTGAAAAAGATAAATACATTAATGGAATTCGTACTGCGATGACGCAAAAAGACTCTATTAACTTAGCAATTAAGTACCAATTGACTAAAGAATTGGCAAAAGGAATTCAAGACGAAGATATTCAAGTTGATGTTGAAAAAACTGTAGTTTATATTTCTATTGCTGATAAATTATTATTTACTAGTGGAAGTTCTGTGGTTTCTGAAAGAGCAAAAGAAGTTTTGGGTAAAGTAGCAACTGTTATTTCTTCTCGTCCTGAAATGGAAGTACAAGTTGAAGGTTATACTGATAATGTGCCAATTGTTGCAACTGGAATTAAAGATAACTGGGATTTAAGTGTTAAACGTGCAACATCTGTTGTAAGAGTATTACAAGATGACTATAGTATTAATCCTAATCGTTTAATTGCTGCTGGTAGAAGTGAATATGTTCCTTTAGCAACAAATGATACTCCTGCAGGTAGAGCAACTAATCGTAGAACGAGAATTGTAATTTTACCTAAGTTGGAAGAATTCTTTGATATCTTAGAACAAAGGCCTCAATAA
- a CDS encoding Na(+)-translocating NADH-quinone reductase subunit F, whose protein sequence is MSVPLTAQEQHNLAMNIVGKDLEKRGFEFIAVNSKLKKHPQFVCIDKNNQRFFVLVKVVQLPENPNNYDVIWMEKFKSHAREQEAKVLFAGVGLANAKDKNLPVYLNEEYLLEYNGIQVLETNLN, encoded by the coding sequence ATGTCAGTTCCATTAACAGCTCAAGAGCAACATAATTTAGCAATGAATATTGTTGGAAAAGATTTAGAGAAACGTGGGTTTGAGTTTATTGCTGTAAATAGTAAATTGAAAAAGCACCCTCAATTTGTATGTATTGATAAAAACAATCAACGTTTTTTTGTTTTAGTTAAGGTTGTTCAACTTCCAGAAAATCCAAATAATTATGATGTTATATGGATGGAAAAGTTTAAATCACATGCTAGAGAACAAGAAGCAAAAGTATTATTTGCAGGAGTAGGTTTAGCCAATGCTAAAGATAAAAATTTACCAGTATATCTTAATGAAGAATATCTATTAGAGTATAATGGGATTCAAGTTTTAGAAACAAATTTAAATTAG
- a CDS encoding DEAD/DEAH box helicase, with product MSTFKEFNLSNQLNYAIDDLGFVNPTPIQEKSFPVILSGKDMVGIAQTGTGKTFAYMLPILRELKFSKQLTPRVLVLVPTRELVLQVVEEIEKLSTYINVRVLGVYGGTNINTQKQAIAQGIDIIVATPGRLYDLALSRALKLKSMQKLVIDEVDVMLDLGFRFQLMNIFEILPERRQNIMFSATMTDDVEKLINDYFIVPEKISIAVSGTPLDNISQQGYSVPNFYTKVNLLIHLLKDKDEFNKVLVFVSNKKSADRLFEALQEIYDSELCVIHSNKTQNYRIRSIRQFDAGENRILVATDVMARGLDLDEISHVINFDTPSFPENYMHRIGRTGRAEHEGKTILFFTEREKQLKESIEGLMKYEIPTIEFPIEVEISDQLTPEERPKEVEINNPHKKNDLDAPGPAFHEKSEKNSKTNQGGSYRREIAKKYKKPKTRGDKNYNKRNKKK from the coding sequence ATGAGCACTTTTAAAGAATTTAATTTATCAAATCAATTAAACTATGCAATTGATGATTTAGGATTTGTTAATCCAACTCCTATTCAAGAAAAATCTTTCCCAGTTATTCTTTCTGGTAAAGATATGGTTGGAATTGCACAAACTGGTACTGGTAAAACATTTGCTTACATGCTACCTATTTTGAGAGAGTTAAAATTCTCAAAACAATTAACTCCAAGAGTTTTAGTTTTGGTACCTACTCGTGAGTTAGTTCTACAAGTTGTTGAAGAAATAGAAAAATTATCTACATATATTAATGTTCGTGTTTTGGGAGTATATGGAGGAACCAATATAAACACTCAAAAACAAGCAATTGCACAAGGAATTGATATAATTGTAGCTACGCCCGGTAGACTGTATGATTTGGCACTAAGTAGAGCATTAAAATTAAAATCAATGCAGAAATTGGTAATAGATGAAGTGGATGTGATGTTAGATTTAGGTTTTCGTTTTCAATTGATGAACATATTTGAAATTTTACCTGAACGTCGACAAAATATTATGTTTTCTGCAACAATGACCGATGATGTGGAGAAATTAATCAATGATTATTTCATTGTGCCAGAAAAAATTTCAATTGCAGTAAGTGGAACACCTCTTGATAATATTTCTCAACAAGGTTATAGTGTACCTAATTTTTATACAAAAGTTAATTTGCTAATCCATCTACTAAAAGATAAAGATGAATTTAACAAAGTATTAGTTTTTGTTTCTAATAAAAAAAGTGCTGATAGGTTATTTGAAGCTTTACAAGAAATATATGATTCTGAATTATGTGTCATTCATTCTAATAAAACCCAAAATTATAGAATCCGTTCTATAAGACAATTTGATGCAGGTGAAAATAGGATTTTAGTAGCGACTGATGTAATGGCAAGAGGATTGGATCTTGACGAAATAAGTCATGTAATAAATTTTGACACTCCTAGTTTTCCAGAAAATTATATGCATAGAATTGGACGAACCGGTAGAGCAGAACATGAGGGTAAAACAATCTTATTTTTTACAGAAAGAGAAAAGCAATTAAAAGAGTCAATAGAGGGGTTAATGAAATACGAAATTCCAACTATTGAATTTCCAATTGAAGTTGAAATTTCAGATCAATTAACACCTGAAGAGCGCCCTAAAGAAGTTGAAATAAACAATCCTCATAAGAAAAATGATTTAGATGCTCCTGGGCCTGCGTTTCATGAAAAAAGTGAAAAGAATAGTAAAACCAATCAAGGAGGTTCATATCGTAGAGAGATTGCCAAGAAATATAAAAAACCCAAAACTAGAGGAGATAAAAATTATAATAAGCGTAATAAAAAGAAATAA
- the nqrF gene encoding NADH:ubiquinone reductase (Na(+)-transporting) subunit F, with protein sequence MILAVASTGGTIAVTVISFLLIALSLIGILLFVKQKLSPSGPVKILINGEREIEVASGSSLLSTLGNEKIFLPSACGGGGTCIQCECHVLSGGGEALPTETPHFSRKELQHGARLSCQVKVKQDMEITIPEEIFGIKKWEATVVRNYNVASFIKEFVVEIPEDMGYKAGGYIQIEIPPCEIKYADMDITAHPEEHDKPDKFQMEWDKFNLWPFVMKNTETVERAYSMASYPAEGREIMLNVRIATPPWDRAKNGWMDVNPGIASSYIFNQKPGDKVVISGPYGEFFINETDAEMLYVGGGAGMAPMRSHLYHLFKTLKTGRKVSYWYGGRSKRELFYLDHFYALEKDFPNFKFHIALSEPLPEDNWKVKENIDAEGDGFVGFVHNCVIENYLNHHDSPEDIELYFCGPPLMNKAVQKMGEDFGIPDENIRFDDFGG encoded by the coding sequence ATGATATTAGCAGTAGCAAGTACAGGCGGAACAATCGCAGTAACAGTCATTTCTTTTCTATTGATTGCATTATCATTGATAGGAATTTTATTGTTTGTAAAACAAAAATTATCTCCTTCAGGACCAGTGAAGATTTTAATTAACGGTGAACGTGAAATTGAAGTAGCTTCAGGAAGTTCATTATTATCCACTTTAGGAAACGAAAAAATATTTTTACCATCGGCTTGTGGTGGAGGTGGAACATGTATTCAATGTGAATGTCACGTACTTTCAGGTGGAGGTGAAGCATTACCAACTGAAACTCCACACTTTTCTCGAAAAGAGTTACAGCATGGTGCGCGTTTATCATGTCAAGTAAAAGTAAAACAGGATATGGAAATTACCATTCCTGAAGAAATTTTTGGAATTAAAAAATGGGAAGCAACTGTTGTACGTAATTACAATGTAGCTTCTTTTATTAAAGAATTTGTTGTTGAAATTCCAGAAGATATGGGGTATAAAGCAGGAGGATATATTCAAATTGAAATTCCACCTTGTGAAATCAAATATGCCGATATGGATATTACAGCACACCCAGAAGAACACGATAAACCTGATAAATTTCAAATGGAATGGGATAAATTCAATTTATGGCCATTTGTAATGAAAAATACAGAAACAGTAGAGAGAGCATATTCAATGGCATCTTATCCAGCAGAAGGAAGAGAAATTATGTTGAATGTTCGTATTGCTACCCCGCCATGGGATAGAGCTAAAAATGGATGGATGGATGTCAACCCAGGAATTGCATCATCATATATTTTTAATCAAAAGCCAGGAGATAAAGTAGTAATTTCAGGACCTTATGGAGAATTCTTCATTAATGAAACAGATGCCGAAATGTTATATGTAGGTGGTGGAGCAGGTATGGCACCAATGCGTTCTCATTTGTATCATTTATTCAAAACATTAAAAACTGGTCGTAAAGTATCATATTGGTATGGAGGTCGTTCTAAACGTGAATTATTTTATTTAGATCATTTTTATGCATTAGAGAAAGATTTTCCAAACTTCAAGTTTCACATTGCATTATCTGAACCATTACCTGAAGATAATTGGAAAGTAAAAGAAAATATTGATGCTGAAGGAGATGGTTTTGTTGGGTTTGTTCACAATTGTGTAATTGAAAACTATTTAAACCATCATGATTCACCAGAAGATATTGAATTGTATTTCTGTGGCCCACCATTAATGAACAAAGCAGTTCAAAAAATGGGAGAAGATTTTGGAATTCCAGATGAAAATATAAGATTTGATGATTTTGGAGGGTAA
- the nqrE gene encoding NADH:ubiquinone reductase (Na(+)-transporting) subunit E, with the protein MEHIELFFKSIFIDNMVFATFLGMCSYLAVSKKVSTAVGLGAAVIFVMAITVPLNWLLDQYLLQPGALSWLGEEYASYDLSFLSFIMFIATIATMVQLVEIIVEKFSPSLYNSLGIFLPLIAVNCAILGGSLFMQSREIPSLGLAFNYGISSGIGWFLAILAIAAIREKIRYSNVPPALRGLGITFIITGLMAIGFMSFGGMLTGGDEPKAKEETATVDVVKEDAQKELANNNTKVVE; encoded by the coding sequence ATGGAACATATAGAATTATTTTTCAAATCAATATTTATAGATAACATGGTATTTGCTACATTCCTTGGAATGTGTTCTTATCTTGCAGTATCTAAAAAAGTATCAACAGCAGTTGGACTAGGAGCCGCAGTTATTTTTGTAATGGCTATTACAGTACCTTTAAACTGGTTGCTAGATCAATATCTTTTGCAGCCTGGAGCATTATCTTGGTTGGGTGAAGAGTACGCATCTTATGATTTAAGTTTCTTATCATTTATTATGTTTATTGCTACGATTGCTACTATGGTGCAATTGGTAGAAATAATTGTTGAGAAATTTTCACCATCATTATATAACTCTTTAGGTATTTTCTTGCCATTAATTGCTGTAAACTGTGCAATTTTAGGAGGGTCTTTATTTATGCAATCTCGTGAAATACCATCATTAGGATTGGCATTTAATTACGGAATCAGTTCAGGAATTGGTTGGTTTTTAGCAATTCTAGCAATTGCTGCTATCCGTGAAAAGATTAGATATTCAAATGTACCTCCTGCGTTAAGAGGGTTAGGAATTACATTTATTATAACAGGATTGATGGCTATCGGATTTATGAGTTTTGGTGGAATGTTGACAGGTGGAGATGAGCCAAAGGCTAAAGAAGAAACAGCAACAGTTGACGTTGTAAAAGAAGATGCACAAAAAGAATTAGCAAACAACAACACAAAAGTAGTAGAATAA
- a CDS encoding NADH:ubiquinone reductase (Na(+)-transporting) subunit D, whose translation MAFKDSKLITDPLADNNPITIQVLGICSALAITAELEASIVMSIAVLFVLGVGNVVISLMRNIIPSKIRIIVQLIVVASLVIIVDQVLKAFAYELSKTLSVFVGLIITNCIIMGRFEAFALANGPWRSFLDGIGNSLGYAVILIIVGFFRELLGSGTLLGFPVLGDPIEKTGVYAFGYENNGFMLLAPMALITVGIIIWVQRTKNPALIED comes from the coding sequence ATGGCCTTTAAAGACAGTAAATTAATAACAGACCCATTAGCAGATAATAACCCAATTACAATACAAGTATTAGGTATATGTTCAGCCTTAGCAATTACTGCTGAATTAGAGGCTTCAATTGTAATGTCTATTGCAGTATTGTTTGTATTAGGAGTAGGAAACGTAGTTATTTCTTTAATGAGAAATATCATACCTTCAAAAATTAGAATTATTGTTCAACTAATTGTAGTTGCATCATTAGTAATTATAGTTGACCAAGTTTTAAAAGCATTTGCTTATGAACTAAGTAAAACACTATCAGTTTTTGTTGGATTAATTATTACTAACTGTATAATTATGGGGCGCTTTGAAGCATTTGCATTAGCAAATGGTCCTTGGAGATCATTTCTTGATGGTATAGGTAACTCTCTAGGATATGCAGTTATTTTAATAATTGTTGGTTTCTTTAGAGAATTACTAGGTTCAGGAACTTTATTAGGCTTTCCAGTATTAGGAGATCCAATTGAGAAAACAGGAGTATATGCATTTGGATATGAAAATAATGGATTTATGTTATTAGCACCTATGGCATTAATTACAGTAGGAATCATTATTTGGGTTCAAAGAACTAAAAACCCAGCATTAATAGAAGATTAG
- a CDS encoding Na(+)-translocating NADH-quinone reductase subunit C: MSKRTDSNLYTILFAIAMVLVVGTLLAFTASSLKGKIDENKRFEKQQNILYAMGVNNNDEKSIEFISTDIVEEEFNKYIKKQYVIEGTKATENPEAYLIDIKKEAALAKDPSYTRKLPLFIGEKDGEEFYIIPMRGKGLWDAVWGFIALDKDLVVKGVFFDHKGETPGLGANINQRFFMDDFTGEHIVDGTTFKGITISKSNADPKNDDKTDYEVDAIAGATITGDGVSAMIKKDLRMYMPYLQTLKN; this comes from the coding sequence ATGTCAAAAAGAACAGATAGTAATTTATATACAATACTTTTTGCAATAGCAATGGTATTGGTAGTTGGTACGTTATTAGCGTTTACTGCCTCTTCATTAAAAGGTAAGATTGACGAGAATAAACGTTTTGAGAAGCAACAAAACATCCTATATGCAATGGGAGTTAATAACAATGATGAAAAAAGTATTGAATTTATTTCTACTGATATTGTTGAAGAAGAATTTAATAAATATATCAAAAAACAATACGTAATTGAAGGGACTAAGGCAACTGAAAATCCTGAAGCATATTTAATAGATATTAAGAAAGAAGCAGCTTTAGCAAAAGACCCTTCATATACAAGAAAGTTACCTTTGTTTATTGGAGAAAAAGATGGAGAAGAATTTTACATCATTCCAATGAGAGGAAAAGGACTTTGGGATGCAGTTTGGGGTTTTATCGCTTTAGATAAAGATTTAGTTGTAAAAGGTGTATTCTTTGACCATAAAGGAGAAACTCCTGGTTTAGGAGCAAACATTAATCAACGTTTCTTTATGGACGATTTTACTGGAGAACATATTGTTGATGGTACTACATTTAAAGGAATAACAATTTCTAAAAGTAATGCAGACCCAAAAAATGATGATAAAACAGATTATGAAGTTGATGCAATTGCTGGAGCAACAATTACTGGAGATGGTGTAAGTGCAATGATTAAGAAAGACTTAAGAATGTATATGCCTTATTTACAAACATTAAAAAACTAA